Proteins encoded by one window of Cylindrospermum stagnale PCC 7417:
- a CDS encoding Uma2 family endonuclease — protein sequence MTLTKELDSPKDISQEIIFPSSDLYSDEPPLETELHLRQIILLFKCLEWLWRDRNDFYAAGNLTIYYSPHQRKSEDFRGPDFFVVLDTERKTRKSWVVWEEDGKYPHVIVEILSPKTAATDKDLKKKIYQDTFRTPDYFWFDPYTLEFAGFHLVDGAYQPLAANEQGHLWSQQLGLYLGIHQGLLRFFTSVGQLVPTPEEVAEQETQRAERLAAKLRELNIDPDTI from the coding sequence ATGACTCTTACCAAAGAATTGGACTCTCCCAAAGACATCTCACAAGAGATTATCTTTCCCTCAAGTGATTTATATAGTGATGAGCCTCCCTTGGAAACAGAACTGCATCTGCGACAAATAATCCTACTTTTCAAATGCCTGGAATGGTTGTGGAGAGATAGAAATGATTTCTACGCTGCTGGAAATCTGACTATCTACTATAGTCCTCACCAACGCAAATCAGAAGACTTCCGGGGGCCGGATTTTTTTGTGGTGCTGGACACTGAACGCAAAACCCGCAAAAGTTGGGTAGTTTGGGAAGAGGATGGCAAATATCCTCATGTAATTGTGGAAATTCTGTCGCCAAAAACCGCTGCGACTGACAAAGATTTAAAGAAAAAAATTTATCAAGATACTTTTCGCACTCCTGATTATTTTTGGTTTGACCCCTATACATTAGAATTTGCTGGATTTCACTTAGTTGATGGTGCATATCAACCTCTCGCAGCTAATGAACAAGGACATTTGTGGAGTCAGCAACTAGGTTTATATTTGGGAATTCATCAGGGACTTTTGCGATTTTTTACATCTGTTGGTCAGCTAGTCCCTACGCCAGAAGAAGTGGCTGAACAGGAAACTCAAAGAGCAGAACGATTGGCGGCTAAACTTCGAGAATTAAATATTGATCCAGATACTATTTAA
- the glmU gene encoding bifunctional UDP-N-acetylglucosamine diphosphorylase/glucosamine-1-phosphate N-acetyltransferase GlmU: MVVVAILAAGKGTRMKSNLPKVLHCLGGRSLIERVIDSVEPLSPSRRLVIVGYQSEEVKAAMHSIPNLEFVEQTEQLGTGHAIQQLLPYLEGYTGDLLVLNGDVPLLRTATLKHLWQTHQENQNAATILTANLSDPTGYGRVFCNGENFVQQMVEHKDCTATQRQNHRVNAGIYCFRWQNLAKVLPHLEANNSQKEYYLTDAVTQVGQVMAVDVEDDQEILGINDRLQLATAYEILQRRIKEKWLLAGVTLIDPPSITIDETVELQPDIIIEPQTHLRGNTVIQSGSRIGPGSLIENSDLGQNVTVQYSVVTDSVVQTGSKIGPYAHLRGHAEVGANCRVGNFVELKNTQLGDRTNVAHLSYLGDTTAGSQVNIGAGTITANYDGVKKHKTKIGDRTKTGSNSVLVAPITLGDDVYIAAGSTVTEDVPDDSLVIARSRQVVKRGWRNKSVKD; the protein is encoded by the coding sequence ATGGTTGTAGTAGCAATTTTAGCGGCTGGAAAAGGCACAAGGATGAAATCAAACCTGCCCAAGGTTTTACATTGTTTGGGTGGGCGATCGCTAATTGAGAGAGTTATCGACAGTGTCGAACCGCTTTCGCCCTCACGGCGGCTAGTAATTGTCGGGTATCAATCCGAGGAAGTTAAAGCCGCGATGCATTCAATTCCTAACTTGGAATTTGTCGAACAAACTGAGCAATTGGGCACAGGTCATGCCATCCAGCAACTACTTCCCTATCTTGAGGGCTACACGGGGGATTTGCTGGTGTTGAATGGCGATGTCCCGTTATTACGCACCGCTACTTTAAAGCATTTGTGGCAAACTCACCAAGAAAATCAAAACGCCGCCACCATCCTCACAGCAAACCTGAGTGATCCTACAGGTTATGGAAGGGTTTTTTGTAACGGTGAAAATTTTGTGCAACAAATGGTAGAACACAAGGATTGTACTGCCACCCAAAGACAAAATCACCGCGTTAACGCTGGAATTTACTGCTTCCGTTGGCAAAATTTAGCCAAGGTGTTGCCCCATTTAGAGGCAAATAATTCCCAAAAGGAATATTACCTCACGGATGCTGTTACCCAGGTGGGACAGGTGATGGCGGTGGATGTGGAAGATGATCAAGAAATTTTGGGAATTAACGATCGCCTACAACTTGCCACAGCTTACGAAATTTTGCAAAGGCGAATCAAAGAAAAATGGCTACTAGCAGGCGTTACGCTGATTGACCCCCCAAGCATCACCATTGATGAAACGGTGGAATTACAACCAGATATCATTATTGAACCTCAAACCCACCTGCGCGGAAATACAGTGATTCAGTCCGGTAGCCGCATTGGCCCTGGTAGTTTAATTGAAAATAGCGATTTGGGTCAAAATGTCACTGTGCAGTATTCTGTGGTGACGGATAGCGTTGTGCAGACGGGAAGCAAAATCGGCCCTTATGCTCATTTGCGGGGTCATGCAGAGGTGGGTGCTAATTGCCGTGTGGGTAATTTTGTGGAGTTGAAAAATACTCAATTAGGCGATCGCACAAATGTCGCTCATTTATCCTATTTAGGCGATACCACAGCCGGATCTCAGGTAAATATTGGTGCAGGGACAATTACCGCCAACTATGACGGCGTCAAGAAACACAAGACTAAAATTGGCGATCGTACCAAAACAGGTTCTAATAGCGTTTTAGTTGCACCTATTACCCTAGGTGATGATGTCTATATAGCAGCCGGTTCAACAGTTACAGAAGATGTCCCCGATGATTCTTTAGTAATTGCCCGTAGTCGCCAAGTAGTCAAACGTGGTTGGCGAAACAAGAGTGTAAAAGATTAG
- a CDS encoding tRNA (5-methylaminomethyl-2-thiouridine)(34)-methyltransferase MnmD, whose translation MSDLDNFVPQPTYDGSFTFFSEEFDEAFHSHYGARQESYLKFALPTKLTTAADNGVVRLLDICYGLGYNTAAALQVIWEANPNCYVEVIGLELNPAVPKAAINQHIFHDWDYEYQEILTQLAFKHQVQTDRLKAKLLIGDARESIQPVHQSGFQADAIFLDPFSPPKCPQLWTVEFIRQVALCLHQDGLLATYSCAATVRAALLAAGLVISSTTPIGRRTPGTIAAHSKDGEVGGWGDEEKDITPIPPLSQAEQEHLQTRAAIPYRDPELRDSAEVIIMRRQQEQQASVLEPSSRWQKRWAKKLKQSRSSELFNILVCDD comes from the coding sequence ATGTCAGATTTAGATAATTTTGTACCCCAACCAACATACGATGGTTCTTTTACATTCTTCTCTGAAGAATTTGACGAAGCGTTTCACAGCCATTATGGAGCTAGACAAGAGAGTTATCTTAAATTCGCACTTCCTACTAAACTGACGACAGCAGCCGATAATGGAGTTGTGCGACTTTTAGATATTTGTTATGGTCTAGGATACAACACAGCAGCTGCTTTACAGGTAATTTGGGAAGCAAATCCCAATTGTTATGTTGAAGTCATCGGGTTAGAACTCAATCCAGCAGTTCCAAAAGCAGCCATTAACCAGCATATATTCCACGATTGGGACTACGAGTATCAAGAAATTTTGACTCAACTAGCTTTTAAGCATCAAGTCCAAACAGACCGCTTGAAAGCAAAGTTACTAATAGGCGATGCTAGAGAATCAATTCAGCCGGTACATCAGTCAGGTTTCCAAGCTGATGCCATTTTTCTTGACCCCTTTTCACCGCCCAAGTGTCCGCAGTTATGGACTGTAGAATTTATCCGCCAAGTAGCCCTGTGCTTACATCAAGATGGCTTACTAGCAACTTATTCCTGTGCGGCTACTGTACGCGCTGCGCTGTTAGCGGCTGGGTTGGTGATAAGTTCTACTACACCCATAGGTAGGCGGACACCTGGGACTATAGCCGCCCATTCTAAAGATGGGGAGGTGGGGGGTTGGGGAGATGAAGAGAAAGACATTACCCCAATTCCCCCACTTTCTCAAGCTGAACAAGAACATTTACAAACTCGTGCGGCCATTCCTTACCGTGATCCTGAATTGAGGGATTCAGCCGAAGTTATAATAATGCGTCGACAACAAGAGCAACAAGCCTCTGTTCTAGAACCTAGCTCCCGTTGGCAAAAAAGGTGGGCAAAAAAACTTAAGCAATCAAGATCCTCTGAGTTGTTTAACATTTTGGTCTGTGATGATTAG
- a CDS encoding sulfurtransferase: protein MTNNQFAVSQKWLFEHLDDPQVVIVDCRFSLADPQLGQQQYQASHIQGSYYLDLNQDLSSPVGEHGGRHPLPNPTDLANKLAKIGVNSQKTLVVAYDDSRFAFASRLWWLLRYLGHEQVAVLDGGFAGWQKADYPVTDLIPPARLATFTPQIQTELVVDITAVKSRKDNPEVILVDSRESDRYRGEREPIDKIAGHIPGAVNYPWQEVTDSSGYLLPQLEQRRRWNNLDPAEEIFVYCGSGVTACVNLLSLALAGIPTGKLYAGSWSDWISY from the coding sequence ATGACTAATAACCAATTTGCTGTTTCTCAAAAATGGCTATTTGAACACCTTGATGATCCACAAGTTGTTATTGTCGATTGTCGCTTTTCTCTGGCTGATCCACAACTAGGACAACAGCAGTACCAAGCAAGCCACATCCAAGGATCTTACTATCTAGACTTGAATCAGGATTTATCTAGTCCCGTGGGAGAGCATGGGGGAAGACATCCTTTACCTAATCCCACTGATTTAGCGAATAAGTTGGCAAAAATTGGGGTGAATTCCCAAAAAACTCTGGTTGTCGCCTACGATGATTCTCGCTTTGCCTTTGCATCTCGGCTGTGGTGGCTGTTGCGCTATCTAGGACATGAGCAAGTAGCTGTACTCGATGGCGGCTTTGCTGGATGGCAAAAAGCTGATTATCCCGTCACAGATTTGATTCCTCCTGCACGTCTGGCTACATTTACCCCCCAGATCCAAACAGAACTGGTGGTAGATATTACAGCCGTTAAAAGTCGCAAAGATAACCCGGAGGTAATTTTGGTAGACTCTAGAGAAAGCGATCGCTATCGCGGTGAACGAGAGCCGATTGATAAAATTGCCGGTCATATTCCCGGTGCAGTTAACTACCCTTGGCAAGAAGTCACAGACTCTTCAGGCTACTTACTTCCCCAGCTAGAGCAACGCCGTCGGTGGAATAATTTAGATCCAGCCGAGGAAATTTTCGTTTATTGTGGTTCTGGCGTTACAGCTTGCGTAAATTTACTTTCTTTAGCACTAGCTGGCATTCCCACAGGTAAACTTTATGCTGGTAGTTGGAGTGATTGGATTAGTTATTAG
- a CDS encoding FecR domain-containing protein: protein MTPLMRAEIQNLRNLVQLIPKNKPQKRPARKLDALIPGDGLSTGRASLADLRFNDGSLARIGEQAVFQFLPKNRDFRLSNGTVLLLIPPGRGQTRIQTPNAAAAIRGSALFVRYNQETDTTIVGALTNSGIEVANKKADQNQVLQAGQLMVIVKDKFQGLYDFDLRTFYETSNLVQGLDLTKKSLESTPDPAIASVQAEIVAALTAQSPITGQGVVENPSFLENTASSTNSPSKDVSTENSPINSFVDTGEVLSDPIQQSGNGSNSSNQNSGGPGNSDGQPGGGNINNQDSPPGNSDNQPGGGNTNNQDSPPGNSDGQPGGGNTNNQDSPPGNSDGQPGGGNTNNQDSPPGNSDGQPGGGNTNNQDSPPGNSDGQPGGGNTNNQDSPPGNSDGQPGGGNTNNQDSPPGNSDGQPGGGNTNNQDSPPGNSDGQPGGGNTNNQDSPPGNSDGQPGGGNTNNQDSPPGNSDGQPGGGNTNNQDSPPGNSDGQPGGGNTNNQDSPPGNSDGQPGGGNTNNQDSPPGNSDGQPGGGNTNNQDSPPGNSDGQPGGGNTNNPNSGNGRNN, encoded by the coding sequence ATGACTCCTCTGATGCGAGCTGAGATTCAGAACCTCCGCAATTTGGTGCAACTGATTCCCAAAAATAAACCGCAGAAACGTCCTGCACGCAAATTAGATGCCCTGATTCCTGGGGATGGTTTATCGACAGGTCGAGCTTCACTAGCAGATTTGCGCTTCAATGATGGCTCTTTGGCACGAATTGGAGAACAGGCAGTATTTCAATTTTTGCCGAAGAATCGAGACTTTAGACTGTCAAATGGGACTGTGCTACTGCTTATCCCACCGGGAAGGGGGCAAACACGTATCCAGACACCGAATGCAGCAGCTGCAATTCGCGGTTCAGCTTTATTTGTCCGCTACAACCAAGAAACAGATACCACGATTGTGGGTGCGTTGACAAATAGCGGTATTGAAGTTGCAAACAAAAAAGCTGATCAAAATCAGGTGCTACAAGCAGGGCAGCTGATGGTTATCGTTAAAGATAAATTTCAGGGCTTATACGATTTTGACCTGAGAACTTTTTATGAAACGAGCAATCTGGTGCAGGGACTTGATTTAACGAAGAAAAGTCTTGAGTCTACGCCAGATCCGGCGATCGCAAGTGTTCAAGCTGAAATCGTTGCTGCTTTAACGGCACAGTCACCAATCACCGGACAAGGAGTAGTTGAAAACCCATCTTTTTTAGAAAACACAGCTAGTTCTACAAATTCCCCTAGCAAGGACGTTAGCACAGAAAATTCCCCGATAAATTCTTTTGTGGACACAGGAGAAGTCCTGTCAGATCCTATCCAGCAATCTGGGAATGGTAGTAATTCCAGTAATCAAAATTCTGGTGGCCCTGGTAATTCTGATGGTCAACCAGGCGGTGGAAATATCAACAACCAAGATTCTCCACCGGGTAATTCTGATAATCAACCAGGCGGTGGGAATACAAACAACCAAGATTCTCCACCGGGTAATTCTGATGGTCAACCAGGCGGTGGGAATACAAACAACCAAGATTCTCCACCGGGTAATTCTGATGGTCAACCAGGCGGTGGGAATACAAACAACCAAGATTCTCCACCGGGTAATTCTGATGGTCAACCAGGCGGTGGGAATACAAACAACCAAGATTCTCCACCGGGTAATTCTGATGGTCAACCAGGCGGTGGGAATACAAACAACCAAGATTCTCCACCGGGTAATTCCGATGGTCAACCAGGCGGTGGGAATACAAACAACCAAGATTCTCCACCGGGTAATTCCGATGGTCAACCAGGCGGTGGGAATACAAACAACCAAGATTCTCCACCGGGTAATTCCGATGGTCAACCAGGTGGTGGGAATACAAACAACCAAGATTCTCCACCGGGTAATTCCGATGGTCAACCAGGTGGTGGGAATACAAACAACCAAGATTCTCCACCGGGTAATTCCGATGGTCAACCAGGCGGTGGGAATACAAACAACCAAGATTCTCCACCGGGTAATTCCGATGGTCAACCAGGCGGTGGGAATACAAACAACCAAGATTCTCCACCGGGTAATTCCGATGGTCAACCAGGCGGTGGGAATACAAACAACCAAGATTCTCCACCGGGTAATTCCGATGGTCAACCAGGTGGTGGGAATACAAACAACCAAGATTCTCCACCGGGTAATTCCGATGGTCAACCAGGCGGTGGGAATACAAACAACCCAAATTCCGGTAATGGTAGAAATAACTAA
- the gor gene encoding glutathione-disulfide reductase yields MTFDYDLFVIGAGSGGLAASKRAASYGAKVAIAENDLVGGTCVIRGCVPKKLMVYASHFPALFQDAAGYGWKVGNAELDWEHFITSIDQEVRRLSAIHISLLEKAGVELISGRATLVDPHTLEVNGKKFTADKILIAVGGRPIKPDLPGMEYAITSNEIFHLKTQPKHIAIIGAGYIGTEFACIMRGLGCEVTQIIRGDLILKGFDEDIRTGIQEGMTNHGIRILQNTEVTAVEKVEAGLKLSLSGEDQTDIIADVFLVATGRTPNVDGLGLENAGVDCLPSSVEGPGYSTTDAITVNEFSQTCLPHIFAVGDVTDRLNLTPVAIGEGRAFADSEFGNNRREFSHETVPTAVFSTPEAATVGLTEAQARDKLGDAVTIYRTRFRPMYYTLAGKQEKTMMKLVVDANTDKVLGAHMVGDSAAEIIQGVAIAVKMGATKKDFDATVGIHPSSGEEFVTMR; encoded by the coding sequence ATGACCTTTGATTACGACCTATTTGTTATTGGTGCTGGTTCTGGGGGTTTGGCGGCTTCCAAACGGGCGGCTAGCTACGGGGCGAAAGTGGCGATCGCTGAAAACGATTTAGTTGGCGGTACTTGTGTAATTCGCGGTTGTGTTCCCAAAAAGCTCATGGTCTATGCTTCTCACTTTCCTGCCCTATTCCAAGATGCCGCAGGTTATGGCTGGAAAGTAGGTAATGCAGAATTGGACTGGGAACATTTCATCACATCCATAGATCAGGAAGTCCGGCGACTGTCAGCAATACACATCAGCTTGTTAGAAAAGGCTGGAGTGGAATTAATTTCTGGTCGCGCCACTTTGGTAGACCCCCACACGCTAGAAGTTAATGGCAAAAAATTTACAGCAGACAAAATTTTAATTGCTGTAGGTGGACGTCCCATCAAACCGGATTTACCTGGTATGGAGTATGCCATTACCTCTAATGAAATATTTCACCTAAAAACACAACCAAAACATATCGCCATTATTGGTGCTGGTTATATCGGCACAGAATTTGCTTGTATTATGCGCGGTTTGGGTTGTGAGGTGACGCAGATTATCCGGGGAGACCTAATTTTAAAGGGCTTTGATGAAGATATCCGCACAGGTATTCAGGAGGGAATGACAAATCACGGAATTCGCATTCTCCAAAACACCGAGGTAACAGCAGTTGAAAAGGTGGAAGCAGGACTGAAGTTGAGTTTATCCGGGGAAGATCAGACAGACATCATCGCTGATGTGTTTTTAGTGGCGACCGGTCGGACTCCCAATGTTGATGGGTTGGGTTTAGAAAATGCTGGGGTTGATTGCCTTCCTAGTTCTGTGGAAGGCCCAGGATACAGCACTACAGACGCCATTACTGTCAACGAATTTAGTCAAACTTGTCTACCGCATATCTTTGCTGTAGGTGATGTCACAGATCGCTTAAATTTAACTCCTGTGGCCATTGGTGAAGGTCGCGCCTTTGCTGATAGTGAATTTGGCAACAACCGCCGCGAATTCAGTCACGAAACAGTTCCCACAGCGGTATTTTCCACCCCCGAAGCGGCTACAGTCGGCTTAACGGAAGCTCAAGCACGGGACAAACTCGGTGATGCTGTTACCATTTATCGCACTCGCTTCCGCCCGATGTACTATACTTTGGCCGGGAAACAAGAAAAAACCATGATGAAGTTGGTGGTGGATGCGAACACCGACAAAGTACTGGGTGCTCACATGGTGGGAGATAGCGCAGCTGAAATTATTCAAGGTGTGGCGATCGCCGTCAAGATGGGCGCAACCAAAAAAGATTTTGATGCTACCGTCGGTATCCATCCCTCGTCTGGGGAAGAATTCGTCACGATGCGGTAA
- a CDS encoding YqiA/YcfP family alpha/beta fold hydrolase, translating to MNSFIYLHGFASSPKSAKAQEISDRFAQILLKLKIPDLNAGDFSQLTITRQLTQVAAEFSDDAAPVTLIGSSLGGLTAAHLGQRYPQVQRLVLLAPAFGFLSHWLTKLGEIGVQHWQQEKFLQVYHYGEERLLPLSYDFLTDATQYQEEELQRPIPTLILHGSHDEVIPITASRDFVRSRPWVDLIELESDHALGNVTAEIWQAIRLFCQLP from the coding sequence TTGAATTCCTTCATCTATCTTCACGGCTTTGCTAGTAGTCCTAAATCTGCCAAAGCGCAGGAAATTAGCGATCGCTTTGCCCAAATTCTCCTCAAGCTGAAAATTCCCGATCTGAATGCAGGCGATTTTAGCCAACTGACAATCACTCGTCAGTTAACTCAAGTCGCTGCCGAATTCAGTGACGATGCTGCACCTGTGACACTGATTGGCTCTAGTTTGGGCGGTTTAACAGCTGCCCACTTAGGGCAGCGATACCCACAAGTGCAACGCCTTGTTTTGCTAGCACCAGCTTTTGGGTTTTTATCCCATTGGTTGACTAAGTTAGGGGAGATAGGGGTGCAACATTGGCAGCAAGAAAAATTTCTCCAGGTGTACCACTACGGCGAAGAGCGATTGTTGCCTTTAAGTTACGATTTCCTGACAGATGCCACTCAATATCAAGAGGAGGAGTTGCAACGTCCCATTCCTACCTTGATTTTGCATGGCTCTCATGATGAAGTCATCCCGATTACCGCCAGTCGCGATTTTGTGCGATCGCGTCCTTGGGTAGATTTAATAGAATTAGAAAGCGATCACGCTTTAGGCAATGTCACCGCAGAAATTTGGCAGGCAATCCGCCTTTTCTGCCAATTACCTTGA
- a CDS encoding histidinol-phosphate transaminase, which produces MLPFIRSDLAQFNAYKPHPSSDTAEAVPAQFDRLDTNESPDDLPTELKAKLAWTYQQVIETNRYPDGGHETLKDAIAEYVNQSAALSPSTFTAANISVGNGSDELIRSLLIATCLKGEGSILVANPTFSMYGILAETLGIPVVRVGRDANNFEIDLKAAQSAIEETQNPPIRVVFVVHPNSPTANRLTAAELAWLRSLSEQILVVIDEAYFEFSQMSLVGELAQRPNWVVLRTFSKAFRLAALRVGYCIAHPDAIAILEKVRLPYNLPSFSLAAALVALQNRTLLLDSIPQTLSERAKLITALSPHPALQITESATNFIYLRLQPNGSYPPIQPQDAAFRLNQKLRNLGTLVRLLSDGLRITVGTPEENARTLARIQAALATD; this is translated from the coding sequence ATGCTTCCCTTCATCCGGTCAGACTTAGCCCAATTCAACGCTTACAAACCCCACCCCAGCAGCGATACAGCTGAAGCCGTCCCCGCGCAGTTTGACCGGCTGGATACAAATGAAAGCCCCGATGATTTGCCAACCGAGTTAAAAGCAAAGCTAGCCTGGACATATCAGCAAGTAATCGAAACAAATCGTTATCCTGACGGTGGACATGAAACACTCAAGGATGCGATCGCCGAATACGTTAATCAGTCAGCCGCCCTCTCGCCATCAACCTTCACTGCTGCTAATATTTCCGTGGGCAATGGTTCAGATGAACTAATCCGCTCATTATTAATTGCCACCTGTCTGAAGGGAGAAGGTTCAATTCTCGTTGCCAATCCCACCTTTTCAATGTACGGAATTTTGGCAGAAACTTTGGGAATACCCGTGGTGAGAGTGGGTAGAGATGCAAACAACTTTGAAATTGACTTAAAAGCCGCCCAGTCGGCGATAGAAGAAACTCAAAATCCGCCAATTCGGGTGGTTTTTGTCGTGCATCCCAATTCTCCCACCGCCAATCGCTTAACTGCGGCAGAGTTGGCTTGGTTAAGAAGTCTGAGCGAGCAGATTTTGGTAGTGATTGATGAAGCTTACTTTGAATTTAGTCAGATGTCCCTAGTTGGGGAATTAGCACAGCGTCCTAACTGGGTAGTGCTACGTACCTTTTCTAAAGCTTTTCGGTTAGCAGCGCTACGTGTTGGCTATTGTATTGCTCATCCAGATGCGATCGCTATTTTAGAAAAAGTCCGCTTACCCTATAATCTTCCTAGCTTCTCTCTCGCCGCAGCATTAGTAGCTTTGCAAAACCGCACTCTTTTGCTAGATTCAATTCCCCAAACCCTCAGCGAACGAGCCAAACTGATCACCGCTTTATCCCCACACCCAGCATTACAAATAACAGAAAGTGCCACTAACTTTATTTACTTGCGTCTTCAACCAAATGGCTCCTATCCTCCGATTCAGCCACAAGACGCAGCTTTCCGCCTAAACCAAAAACTGAGGAATCTCGGCACGCTTGTGCGGCTGCTGAGTGACGGATTGCGAATTACTGTAGGCACTCCCGAAGAAAACGCCCGCACACTGGCTCGAATCCAAGCTGCTTTAGCTACTGACTGA
- a CDS encoding GNAT family N-acetyltransferase: protein MTSWFFHPYHQQPVTNAAEETSWQLQFRVATPADFTGVTQIIAESFHSQKGLWGWAFPLLRLGIYEDLRHRLASPSPHHVCLVAVDTTTGGANNVVGTVELGVRFSDSWTNVSRSFPYLSNLAVHPKYRRHGVATGLLISCEQVCQEWGFKDLYLHVLENNHQARQLYFKLGYRVHKVESHWNLFLLSRSRQIFLHKHLSPNSNM from the coding sequence TTGACATCCTGGTTTTTTCACCCATACCACCAACAGCCAGTCACAAATGCTGCCGAAGAGACTTCTTGGCAATTGCAATTCCGTGTGGCTACACCTGCCGATTTTACTGGTGTTACCCAAATTATTGCCGAAAGCTTTCACTCTCAAAAGGGTCTATGGGGATGGGCTTTCCCGTTGCTACGGTTGGGTATTTACGAAGACTTAAGGCACCGTTTAGCCTCGCCTTCACCCCATCACGTTTGTTTGGTTGCGGTTGACACTACTACTGGTGGAGCTAATAATGTCGTGGGAACTGTGGAACTGGGTGTACGTTTCAGTGACTCGTGGACAAATGTTAGCCGGAGTTTTCCTTACCTATCTAATTTAGCTGTTCACCCAAAATATCGTAGGCATGGTGTGGCAACTGGATTGCTGATTAGCTGTGAACAAGTTTGCCAAGAATGGGGATTTAAAGATTTATATCTTCATGTTTTGGAAAATAACCATCAGGCACGGCAGCTTTATTTCAAGTTGGGATATCGGGTGCATAAAGTCGAATCTCATTGGAATCTATTTCTCCTCAGCCGCTCACGGCAAATATTCTTGCACAAGCATTTGAGCCCTAACTCAAATATGTGA